One Pseudomonas sp. FP1742 genomic window carries:
- a CDS encoding HU family DNA-binding protein, with protein MNKSELIDAIAASADIPKAAAGRALDAVIESVTGALKAGDSVVLVGFGTFSVTDRPARIGRNPQTGKTLEIAAAKKPGFKAGKALKEAVN; from the coding sequence GTGAACAAGTCGGAACTGATTGATGCTATCGCTGCATCCGCTGATATCCCGAAAGCTGCTGCTGGCCGTGCGCTGGACGCTGTAATCGAATCCGTCACTGGCGCTCTCAAGGCTGGCGACTCTGTTGTTCTGGTTGGTTTCGGCACCTTCTCCGTGACCGATCGTCCAGCTCGCATCGGTCGTAACCCACAGACCGGTAAGACGCTGGAAATCGCCGCCGCTAAAAAACCAGGTTTCAAAGCCGGTAAAG